One window of Treponema denticola genomic DNA carries:
- a CDS encoding DUF6110 family protein, which yields MTKWGAFALGVVAGGAAVLLARDAGFKKACAKIIGAGLKLKDDAAAFVETVKEDAQDIMAEAAYNKDAASAAN from the coding sequence ATGACTAAATGGGGAGCATTTGCACTCGGTGTTGTTGCAGGCGGAGCTGCGGTTCTTTTGGCCAGAGATGCCGGTTTTAAAAAAGCTTGTGCCAAAATAATTGGAGCAGGTTTAAAATTAAAAGACGATGCTGCTGCCTTTGTTGAAACGGTAAAAGAAGACGCTCAAGATATAATGGCGGAAGCAGCTTATAACAAAGAC